The following are encoded in a window of Mycolicibacterium tusciae JS617 genomic DNA:
- a CDS encoding nitroreductase family protein — MELSDVMRTTGAVRRFTDDPLPDEVLDRILDNARFAPTGGNRQGTHVIVIRDGDTRRALADLSVTGARRYTAQVKNGEFPWNPTKPMKVTPEEVAATEAGPYTPFVYCGAVLVVCVDLNVCAAFDQDLDRIGLIAGASVYPFVWNILLAARNEGFGGVLATVTVAEEPRVQELLGIPEDYAIAALLPIGKPVKQIRKLTRKPVSEIATRERFDGEPFQVDVR; from the coding sequence ATGGAGCTTTCCGACGTCATGCGAACTACCGGTGCGGTCCGGCGATTCACCGACGACCCCCTGCCCGATGAGGTGCTCGACCGGATCCTCGACAACGCCCGCTTCGCGCCCACCGGAGGCAACCGCCAGGGCACCCATGTCATCGTGATCCGCGACGGGGATACCCGTCGGGCATTGGCCGACCTCAGCGTGACAGGTGCGCGCCGCTATACGGCGCAGGTCAAGAACGGCGAATTCCCGTGGAATCCGACGAAGCCCATGAAAGTCACGCCGGAGGAAGTCGCTGCCACCGAGGCGGGCCCGTACACACCTTTCGTCTACTGCGGCGCTGTGCTCGTCGTCTGCGTGGACCTCAATGTGTGCGCCGCGTTCGACCAGGACCTCGACAGAATCGGTCTCATCGCAGGCGCTTCGGTGTATCCATTCGTGTGGAACATTTTGCTGGCCGCGCGTAACGAAGGCTTCGGTGGCGTTCTGGCAACAGTGACGGTGGCCGAGGAACCCCGCGTCCAGGAACTGCTCGGGATCCCCGAGGATTATGCGATCGCCGCGCTGCTGCCGATCGGCAAGCCGGTGAAGCAGATCCGCAAGCTCACCCGTAAACCGGTTTCCGAGATCGCCACCCGCGAACGATTCGACGGTGAGCCGTTTCAGGTGGACGTTCGATAA
- a CDS encoding HhH-GPD-type base excision DNA repair protein: MAKLQLVQDPAADELLESNPFALLVGMLLDQQYPMEAAFAGPKKIADRIGGVDAREIADYDPEKFVALCSKTPAIHRFPGSMAKRVQALAQLIVDDYGGDASALWTSGDPDGAEVLRRIKALPGFGEQKAKIFLALLGKQYGVTPDGWRKAAGDYGKAGSFLSVADVVDPGSLEKVRSYKKQAKAAAKAAKG, encoded by the coding sequence GTGGCGAAACTGCAGCTAGTTCAAGATCCCGCGGCCGACGAGCTGCTGGAGTCGAATCCATTCGCGTTGCTGGTGGGCATGCTGCTCGATCAGCAGTACCCGATGGAGGCGGCTTTCGCGGGGCCGAAAAAGATCGCTGACCGCATCGGCGGGGTCGACGCCCGCGAGATCGCCGACTACGACCCGGAGAAGTTCGTGGCGCTGTGTTCGAAAACCCCTGCAATACACCGCTTCCCGGGTTCGATGGCCAAGCGGGTGCAGGCGCTGGCGCAGCTCATCGTCGACGACTACGGCGGTGACGCGTCGGCGCTGTGGACGTCGGGGGACCCGGACGGGGCCGAGGTGCTACGCCGGATCAAGGCGTTGCCGGGGTTCGGCGAGCAGAAGGCGAAGATCTTCCTGGCGCTGCTGGGCAAGCAGTACGGCGTGACGCCGGACGGGTGGCGCAAGGCCGCAGGCGATTACGGCAAAGCGGGGTCGTTCCTTTCGGTCGCCGACGTCGTCGATCCCGGCTCGCTGGAGAAGGTCCGCTCGTACAAGAAGCAGGCCAAGGCGGCGGCGAAGGCCGCGAAGGGCTAA
- a CDS encoding recombinase family protein, with amino-acid sequence MTCMLGYATASAVGQNLEGQLAALAAEGVDPRRVFTDRLSESADRARGGLYALLSYAKSGDTVIVVALDRLGRTTTEVTRTIADLTDRGLRLRALREGLDTGTSTGRVVAGILRSLAELDLQPDRQH; translated from the coding sequence ATGACCTGCATGTTGGGTTACGCCACCGCGAGCGCCGTCGGGCAGAACCTCGAAGGTCAGCTCGCCGCGCTGGCCGCCGAGGGCGTCGACCCGAGGCGGGTGTTCACCGACAGGTTGTCCGAATCCGCCGACCGGGCCCGGGGCGGTCTGTACGCGCTGCTGAGCTACGCCAAGTCCGGCGACACGGTCATCGTCGTCGCGCTCGACCGTCTCGGCCGCACGACCACCGAGGTGACCCGAACCATCGCCGACCTCACCGACCGTGGACTACGCCTGCGGGCGTTGCGGGAGGGTTTGGACACCGGCACGTCGACCGGCCGCGTCGTCGCCGGCATCCTGCGCAGCCTGGCTGAACTCGATCTGCAGCCCGACCGCCAGCATTAG
- a CDS encoding sensor histidine kinase, whose amino-acid sequence MSGELAIILAAVLLMAAVAAAVITVRTRRVVATPTERAVHTALHTASLAARALRQGLDTDSADTAAPFLRGLTGTEGVAVFAADGRLLAQDPSDDALWTPDVYDACERAARESISGGRRVLTHARTSTVVAQPLLAEGGDALGVLVVVTTRSPAPGLLGAVGEVARYATSQIELAELDASRARLDRAEVLALRAQISPHFIYNALNTIASFVRTDPDRARELILEFADFTRYSFRAAGQYTTLADELRNIDRYLTLERARFGDALKVRLQVAPEVLNVVVPFLALQPLVENAVRHGFSGQGGGEIEIIARDEGSDCVITVEDDGVGMDPDTLRTGHGDALADDKNDSAHVGLTNVDHRLRAAFGNDYGLVVETAIGAGTKVVMRVPKFRAGVRA is encoded by the coding sequence ATGTCCGGCGAGCTCGCGATAATTCTGGCGGCGGTGCTGCTCATGGCCGCAGTGGCCGCCGCGGTCATCACGGTGCGCACCCGCCGGGTCGTCGCCACCCCCACCGAACGGGCTGTCCACACCGCGTTGCACACCGCCTCGCTGGCCGCCCGTGCCCTGCGCCAGGGCCTCGACACCGACTCCGCTGACACCGCCGCCCCGTTTCTGCGCGGGCTCACCGGCACCGAGGGCGTGGCCGTCTTCGCCGCCGACGGCCGGCTCCTGGCGCAAGATCCATCCGACGATGCGCTGTGGACGCCCGATGTGTACGACGCGTGCGAGCGTGCGGCCCGCGAGTCGATCTCGGGAGGACGACGGGTGCTGACCCACGCCCGCACCTCGACGGTCGTCGCGCAACCCCTGCTCGCCGAGGGCGGCGACGCGCTGGGCGTCCTGGTCGTCGTGACGACCCGCTCCCCTGCGCCCGGCCTACTCGGCGCCGTCGGTGAAGTCGCGCGGTATGCGACGAGCCAGATCGAGCTCGCTGAACTCGACGCGTCGCGCGCCCGTCTCGACCGCGCCGAAGTGCTCGCGCTGCGGGCACAAATCAGCCCGCACTTCATCTACAACGCGCTCAACACGATCGCGTCGTTCGTGCGCACCGACCCCGACCGCGCCCGCGAGCTCATTCTCGAATTCGCGGACTTCACCCGCTACTCGTTCCGCGCCGCCGGGCAGTACACGACACTGGCCGACGAACTTCGCAATATCGACCGGTATCTCACGCTCGAGCGCGCGCGATTCGGTGACGCGCTGAAGGTCAGGCTCCAGGTCGCGCCGGAGGTGCTCAACGTCGTCGTGCCGTTCCTGGCGCTGCAGCCCTTGGTCGAAAATGCCGTCCGCCATGGCTTCTCGGGACAGGGCGGTGGCGAGATCGAGATCATCGCCCGCGACGAGGGTTCGGACTGCGTCATCACGGTCGAGGACGACGGCGTCGGAATGGATCCCGACACGTTGCGTACCGGACACGGTGACGCCCTAGCCGATGACAAGAACGACTCCGCGCACGTCGGGCTGACCAATGTCGATCACCGGCTGCGCG